A single region of the Penaeus chinensis breed Huanghai No. 1 chromosome 41, ASM1920278v2, whole genome shotgun sequence genome encodes:
- the LOC125047592 gene encoding neurogenin-2-like, which produces MKRSPGVRGHLDQDQDPGLWGHARRTSRSQRVSYTSVVQFMRPGCQTRKSVLVLDHRALREVIPHVKRERKLSKIETLTLAKNYIMALTNVVCEMRGEDKPYQLFPNSSSSPASSTGNNGGESPSANNNTCCFPAANSASPTSTATNTSSSTTSLHRDSELY; this is translated from the exons atgaagcgaagccctggGGTTAGAGGCcacctggaccaagaccaagatccaggactttgggggcatGCAAGGAGAACATCGAGATCACAGAGAGTttcatatacctcggtagtgcagtttatGAGaccaggctgtcagaccaggaaatca gtccttgtgcTGGATCATAGG GCCCTGCGCGAGGTCATCCCGCACGTGAAGCGCGAGCGGAAGCTGTCCAAGATCGAGACGCTGACGCTGGCCAAGAACTACATCATGGCGCTGACGAACGTGGTGTGCGAGATGCGCGGCGAGGACAAGCCGTACCAGCTCTTCCCCAACAGTTCCTCCTCGCCGGCGTCCTCCACGGGGAACAACGGAGGCGAGTCCCCGTCTGCCAACAACAACACCTGCTGCTTCCCGGCGGCCAACAGCGCATCGCCGACTTCCACCGCGACcaacacctcctcttccaccaccagtCTGCACAGGGACTCGGAGCTCTACTGA